In Kordiimonas sp. SCSIO 12610, the sequence ATGTCCGCGCCCGTGTGCTGCGGATGGCGGACCCCGGTAGTTTCCGTGAAATTGGTAAGCTCGCGGGTAAGGGTATTTACGACGAAGACGGCGAGCTTGAGGATTTTATCCCTGCAAATTTTGTGTTTGGTAAGGCCGAGGTTGACCGCCGCCCTGCGGTCATTGGCGGCGATGATTTCACGGTGCGCGGCGGCGCAGCGGATGCCGCCATTTGGCGTAAGGCCATGCTCGCTGAACAGATGGCGCATGAATGGAAACTCCCGCTTATTCGCTTGATCGATGGCACGGGTGGTGGCGGGTCCGTGAAGTCGCTTGAGGACATGGGCCTAACGTATGTTCCGTGGCTGCCGGGCTGGGAACATGTTGTGAAAAACCTCGATAGCGTGCCTGTTGTCTCGTTAGCCCTCGGTTCGGTTGCGGGGCTTGGGGCAGCACGCGTGGTTGCATCCCATTATAGCGTGATGGTGAAGGGCATATCGCATATGTTTACGGCGGGCCCAGCGGTGGTGGCCGCGATCGGTGAAAACCTGACGAAGGACGAGTTGGGCGGCGCGGAAATCCATGCCCGCAACGGCGCGGTTGATGACCTTGTGGGCAGTGAGGAAGAGGCGTTCGCTGCCGCGCGCACATTCCTATCGTATTTGCCTTCCTATGCGGGCGGTGATCATGTACGCATTGAAAGTGGTGATATGGTGCTGCGCCGTGATGAGGCCCTTGTGGATGCGGTGCCAGAGGATCGCCGCGCGGCCTATAGTATGCGGAAAATCCTGAATAGCGTGATGGACCGCGACAGTGTTTTTGAAATCGGCAAACGTTGGGGACAATCAGCGATTACAGCGCTTGCGCGGCTTGACGGCTGGCCCGTTGCGGTGATCGCGAGCGATCCGAGCTTCATGGGAGGCTCGTGGTCTGCGGATGCGGCGCGTAAGGTCGAACGGTTTGTGAAGCTTGCGAACACATTCCGCCTGCCTGTGGTGCATTTTGTTGACAATCCGGGCTTTATGATTGGGCTGGAGGCCGAAAAGGCCGCAACGATCCGCTACGGTGTTGATGCGCTTAACGGTATTTATAATTCCAAGGTGCCGTGGGCGACGATTGTGGTCAGGAAAGCCTACGGTGTTGCGGGCGCGGCGATGAGCAACCATACCGAATTTCAATATCGTTTCGCATGGCCATCGGGTGATTGGGGAAGCCTGCCGCTCGAAGGTGGGATCGAAGTTGCCTATAAATCCGAACTGGAGGCAGCGGAAGACCCCGCAGCGCATCTGGAGGCGATCAAGGCACGGCTCGATAAGGTGAGGAGCCCCTTCAGGACGGCAGAAGCCTTTATGATTGAGGATGTGATCGACCCACGCGAAACCCGCCCATTATTGTGCGAATTTGCAGAGCTTGCCCAGAACAGATTGGGATAACCAGCGAAGCAAGGTTGGTATAATCCTGCATAAGTTCATAAATTCAATTTGAAATACCGCGCCTTTCGTTTATCGTTAGGCGTGTAATCAGTCTTGTCTTGAGTGTTTTGAATTTCATCATCTTCAATGCCTTAAGGGAGGGCATATCATGCAGGAATTTTTCGAGCAGTTAGATATCAATCAGTATGTGCCGGCGGCGATCGAATTTGGCACCAATATCCTTCTTGCCATTGTGATACTGATCATTGGTTTCTGGATCGCAGGGCGTATTTCAGGCGCAATCCGTGGTCTTGGTGAAAAATATCAGAAACTGGATGATACGCTGTTTCGTTTCCTCGGCAGTATCGCGCGGTATGTGGTGCTCGCGTTCGTGTTTATCGCGGTTTTGAACCGGTTTGGTGTGCAGACAACATCGATTGTTGCGCTGTTGGGTGCTGCAGGCCTAGCGGTTGGATTGGCACTTCAGGGGGCGCTTTCGAACCTGTCGGCGGGTGTGCTCCTTCTTATCTTTCGGCCCTATAAGGTTGGTGATTTTGTCGATGCGGCGGGTAAGTTCGGTAAGGTGACAGAGATTGATCTGTTTACCACCATCATGCAAACGTTTGATAATCAGCAGATCATTATCCCGAATGGGCAAATTTGGGGCGAGCAGATCGTGAACCATAGCCATCACAGTGTGCGCGGTGTTGATATGCATTTTGGTATTGCTTACGACGAAGACATCGATAAAGCAAAGGCCGTGATTATGGAGGTATTGGATGCACACGAACATGTTTTGAAGGACCCGGCACCATTTGTGGAGGTGGAAACGCTGAATGATAGTTCGGTTGATTTCCTTGTGCGTCCCTTCTGTGACGGTGCGCATTATTTTGATATTCTTTATTCCGTGCCCGAACAGGTGAAAAAGGCGCTCGATAAAGCGGAGATTGAAATCCCATTCCCGCACCGCAAGGTTATTATGTTCAAGGGTGATTGATTTATAATGAGTAACGAAACAGATAAACCAGTCACAAAGTCAAGAGTGTACATTAAGTTTATGGTCTTGATGTTTTTGGGATTGATACCTTTTTCTCAAATAACTTTAGGGGAAAGTGGTGAAGCGGATTTTATTGATTTAATGTGGATATTATCAGTTGGTTTAGTTGGTGTTTTAATGATGTTTGTGCGATGTGAGGTGTGTAAAACCTATTTTTACACCTACGACCAACAAAAACATACAGGTGTCATTAGTCCTAAAATCTTTAATCAATGGGATGAATGTCCTGTTTGCAAGGTAAAGCGCGGATTATAGGGTTGGGTGAGTTGCAAATCGTCGATGACGAATTCGACAAGGAAGCAATCCTAGCGTACAAATCTGAAGAAGCAAAAGCGCTAATTTTTAAAGTGAATGAGAAACCAACTGAAAAAGGCGCTCGATAAAGTGGAAATCGAGATCACATTCCAGCACTGCCATATTGTTATGTTTAAGAGCGATTGATTTTATGTAATGGATGTTCAATTCGATTGGGCATCCATTACATAAATTAGTCTCTATAAGTAGAGAATGGATAATGTCCAAAGCGGAAATACTGAAAATCCTCTTTGATGATTTGTTTAAATTAGAGGGAATGCCTGCAAAGCCATTTTTGCGGGTGCGAGATTTACCTTTAGATTCTCTAGCTTTCGGTAAAACAAGTCGAGAACTTGGTATTCACATTGATATTGGAATTCGAGGTGAAGATTTAGAACTCAGTTGCCGGAGAATATATCTTTTTGATCAGGAACGAGGCAATATTGATAGCAATATACGAATTGATCAGTTACTTTTTGATGATTATCTGACCTCAATAGAGAGATTAGTTACAACTATTGTAAGTGTGAGTGCAATTCGGGACAAACGCGACTTTAGTAAACAAATTGACAATTTCTTAAAGTCAAAAATTACTAAAGAATATGCGGGGCAATTGGGAATAAATGTTTATGGTTGAATAATGATCTAACCAATCATCTTTCAATAACTCCTATAGTTTTACATTCTTCATTATAGATATCGACGTGGTATGGCGGGACGCCTTTTACCTAAATCAAAATTGGTTCAGGGCTATCATATATTATCTTGCTTTATACTGATCGCGACCTTGTGATCAGTTGCGATTTTTCCGCCACGGTTTCATACTGTATTCGTGATGCCGATCATTGTTTTGAGGATTGGTATGATGAAGCTTTTTGGCACCGCGCTTGTTACCACGGGATTGTTTTTCACATTAACAGCCACCGGACTTGTTGCAGAGCAACAGGCTAAAACAGCCACCCAGATCACTGTGCCAGAGAATTACCAAAACAGGTTTGTTCGCTATAGCACTGTTGATCAGATTGGTCCCAAGAAGGTTCGCTTTTTATATGTAAACCCCGAAGCCCTTCGGGACGCAAAGCCGGGCCAACCTGCGCCTTATGGTACGACAATTGTAATGGAAGATCATAGGGTTGAACTGGATGGCGAAGGAAACCCAGTTCTCGATAGCCATGGACGATTAATTCCAACTGATGAAATCATTGCTATTATCATGCAACAGAAGGAAAAGGGCTGGGGCGCTGACCAAGCAGACGGTGATACCCTGAATGTGGATTGGGGGTATGGAATTTTTACCGCTGAGGGTATCGCCCGCGCGGGGATAAAATACCAATCCTGCCACGCGTGCCACAACCGAGTTGCGCCGCAAGATTATAATTTTTCCTTTGCATCGTTTCTGGAACGATTTAAGGGGGAATAAACCCTAGGCTATCGTCTTCTCAAATATCCCGTAGGTTTTATATTCCTCGCAGCCGATATCGACGAGGATGGAGCGCATGCCTTCGTTCTCGTCCAAAATCCAGCCAAGTTCGCCCCAGTAGGCGCCGCGTTCCATCACCTGATCGGTGCTATAGTCGATCATCCACATGGCCATAGCGGCACCAACGGGGCGTCTCTGGAAAGCCTGCTTCACGCCCATTAGGGGCACGCGCATGCGGCCTTCCTTTTTGCTAAGGACACGGCGCGACAGAAACTTGAAAACATTAAACGGGAACAGGCTACCACCGAAATCCTTAATGTCATCATTCAGGTCAGGGATTGTAACCATAAAGGCAACGGGTTCGCCGTCATATTCACAGATGACAGTGCGGTGGGGCTTCAGGATAAACTTGAGGCTTGTTGCCAGATGCTTGCCTTCATCCTGCGTAAACGGGGTGAAGCCCCAGTTGTTTGCCCATGCGTCCGAAACAATATCAATAATATAACCAATATCGCGGTCATAATTTGACATATCCATTTCACGCAGGATAACCCGTTTGTTGCGTTTCGCAGCCGCAACGATCCGTTTCATTTTTTCCGGGAAGCCTTTGAGGAGGTCAAGCTGATAAGCGATCAAATCGTGCGCTTTCGCGAGGCCATAGCTTTCGACCCAATCTTTATACTCGGGCTTACCGTGGGGCATCAGGAAGCAGGGCGGTGTGTCGAACCCATCGATCAGCATGCCGCATTCTTCCTTTGGCGATAGTGACCAAGGCCCCTGAATGGTTTTCATACCGCGATCACGCAACCAGTCCTCTGCGGTTTGAAGGAGCGCATGGGCAGTTGCTTCACTATCCGCTTCAAAGAGGCCAAAATACCCAAGGTCTGGGCCCCATTTGTCCTGCGCTAGCTTGTCAATCTGTGCTGAAATTCGCCCAACGATCTGACCATTATTTTCCGCGAGCCAAAGCTGAACTTCCGCATTATCGAAAAACGGGTTTTTCTTCGGGTCCAGATCTTCGAGCTTTAGAAACGTTAAAGGCTGAACCCAGTTTGGGTCAGCCTTATAATGATCTTTGGTCATGCGAATGAAGGCCTTCAGGTCGGCCTTCGTTTCAACAGGGCGTATTTTAAGATTTGTCACAGAATTATGAGCCTATGTCGCTTCGGAATTATTGATGTGCGAGCTTGTTTTGTAGGTAGCGCGTTTTTCCCGTGGACGGCGATTATCAACACCGCCAGAGGCCTCAGCAACCCAAGGGTATTTTTCAGCTTCTTCTTCGGTGTAACCGAGATTGAAAACGGTTTTGCTTTTTGTCGGGCGGTCCTTGCGCAGATAATATGTGCCAAGCAAACGATCCCAACCAAAGTTGGTGATGCCATAGTTTCCATCTTCATTATGGAAATGATGCATCATATGTTGTTCTTTGATGTGCTTAAGCCATTTTGCCTTGGGCTTG encodes:
- a CDS encoding cytochrome P460 family protein produces the protein MMKLFGTALVTTGLFFTLTATGLVAEQQAKTATQITVPENYQNRFVRYSTVDQIGPKKVRFLYVNPEALRDAKPGQPAPYGTTIVMEDHRVELDGEGNPVLDSHGRLIPTDEIIAIIMQQKEKGWGADQADGDTLNVDWGYGIFTAEGIARAGIKYQSCHACHNRVAPQDYNFSFASFLERFKGE
- a CDS encoding acyl-CoA carboxylase subunit beta encodes the protein MAWEKELEEKKKREALAEKMGGEEKVARQHSRGKMDVRARVLRMADPGSFREIGKLAGKGIYDEDGELEDFIPANFVFGKAEVDRRPAVIGGDDFTVRGGAADAAIWRKAMLAEQMAHEWKLPLIRLIDGTGGGGSVKSLEDMGLTYVPWLPGWEHVVKNLDSVPVVSLALGSVAGLGAARVVASHYSVMVKGISHMFTAGPAVVAAIGENLTKDELGGAEIHARNGAVDDLVGSEEEAFAAARTFLSYLPSYAGGDHVRIESGDMVLRRDEALVDAVPEDRRAAYSMRKILNSVMDRDSVFEIGKRWGQSAITALARLDGWPVAVIASDPSFMGGSWSADAARKVERFVKLANTFRLPVVHFVDNPGFMIGLEAEKAATIRYGVDALNGIYNSKVPWATIVVRKAYGVAGAAMSNHTEFQYRFAWPSGDWGSLPLEGGIEVAYKSELEAAEDPAAHLEAIKARLDKVRSPFRTAEAFMIEDVIDPRETRPLLCEFAELAQNRLG
- a CDS encoding mechanosensitive ion channel family protein — translated: MQEFFEQLDINQYVPAAIEFGTNILLAIVILIIGFWIAGRISGAIRGLGEKYQKLDDTLFRFLGSIARYVVLAFVFIAVLNRFGVQTTSIVALLGAAGLAVGLALQGALSNLSAGVLLLIFRPYKVGDFVDAAGKFGKVTEIDLFTTIMQTFDNQQIIIPNGQIWGEQIVNHSHHSVRGVDMHFGIAYDEDIDKAKAVIMEVLDAHEHVLKDPAPFVEVETLNDSSVDFLVRPFCDGAHYFDILYSVPEQVKKALDKAEIEIPFPHRKVIMFKGD
- a CDS encoding GNAT family N-acetyltransferase; this translates as MTNLKIRPVETKADLKAFIRMTKDHYKADPNWVQPLTFLKLEDLDPKKNPFFDNAEVQLWLAENNGQIVGRISAQIDKLAQDKWGPDLGYFGLFEADSEATAHALLQTAEDWLRDRGMKTIQGPWSLSPKEECGMLIDGFDTPPCFLMPHGKPEYKDWVESYGLAKAHDLIAYQLDLLKGFPEKMKRIVAAAKRNKRVILREMDMSNYDRDIGYIIDIVSDAWANNWGFTPFTQDEGKHLATSLKFILKPHRTVICEYDGEPVAFMVTIPDLNDDIKDFGGSLFPFNVFKFLSRRVLSKKEGRMRVPLMGVKQAFQRRPVGAAMAMWMIDYSTDQVMERGAYWGELGWILDENEGMRSILVDIGCEEYKTYGIFEKTIA